In a single window of the Gossypium hirsutum isolate 1008001.06 chromosome D02, Gossypium_hirsutum_v2.1, whole genome shotgun sequence genome:
- the LOC107908633 gene encoding uncharacterized protein, translating into MHAKTDSEATSIDTSWPPRSPPRRPVYYVQSPSNHDVEKMSYGSSPTGSPTHQYYHCSPIHHSRESSTSRFSASLKNPRSLSGWKHVKVGHGGDDVEDDDDDGGEMDGRDECKANNFRLYICLVLLFSLLFTVFSLILWGASKSYKPKIFIKHIVFESIYYQAGNDQSGVPTDMISLNSTVLISYRNPATFYAVHVASTPWELHHFQLKIASGQMKKFTQSRKSGRKVVTIVKGYQVPLYGGIPVLANTGEHKESIAVPLNLTFVMRSGGYILGRLVKTKFYGKIRCIVTLKGNKLGKPLNLTDSCIYQ; encoded by the exons ATGCATGCAAAAACTGATTCAGAAGCGACGAGTATCGACACTTCATGGCCACCAAGGTCACCACCACGAAGGCCGGTTTACTATGTTCAGAGTCCTTCAAACCACGACGTTGAGAAAATGTCGTATGGGTCGAGCCCAACTGGTTCACCAACTCACCAGTATTACCATTGCTCCCCTATTCACCATTCCAGGGAGTCTTCCACGTCGAGATTCTCGGCTTCTCTTAAGAACCCGAGGAGTCTTTCGGGTTGGAAGCATGTCAAGGTTGGTCACGGCGGCGATGATGTGGAAGACGACGACGACGATGGTGGTGAAATGGACGGTCGTGATGAATGCAAAGCTAATAACTTCAGGCTTTatatttgtcttgttttgttgttttccttgcTGTTTACGGTTTTCTCTTTGATCTTGTGGGGTGCTAGTAAGAGTTACAAGCCTAAAATCTTCATTAAG CACATTGTGTTCGAGAGCATCTATTACCAGGCAGGAAATGATCAATCAGGGGTGCCAACTGATATGATTTCACTGAATTCAACGGTTCTGATTTCATATAGAAATCCAGCTACTTTCTATGCCGTCCATGTTGCCTCTACTCCATGGGAGCTTCACCATTTTCAGCTCAAAATTGCCTCTGGACAG ATGAAGAAGTTTACACAATCAAGGAAAAGTGGGAGGAAAGTGGTGACAATTGTGAAAGGGTATCAAGTTCCATTATATGGTGGGATACCTGTTCTTGCAAACACAGGAGAGCACAAAGAAAGCATAGCAGTGCCACTGAACCTGACATTTGTAATGAGGTCAGGGGGTTACATTTTGGGCAGATTGGTGAAGACCAAGTTTTACGGGAAAATCAGATGCATTGTTACTCTCAAGGGAAATAAGCTTGGGAAGCCCCTTAATTTGACAGATTCATGTATTTATCAGTGA
- the LOC107908634 gene encoding signal recognition particle 43 kDa protein, chloroplastic, whose product MDGVSYPKISHPQDYTHCGPCLCHFTFPSPTLQTHFPSTSLSNMETLLLNQTLCRLDLSPKPKRPLCIAPQIFHFKPNKSFALFAVQNQERDFQETGNTLQADVSDESYGEVSKIIGSRAVPGGKAMEYLIEWKDGHAPSWVPQDFIAKDVVAEYETPWWTAAKKADDKALAEFLAVEDDWRDVDAVDPDGRTALLFVSGLGSEPCVKVLADAGADINHRDNAGGLTALHMAAGYIKPGVAKLLLDFGADPEIEDDRGLTPLALAKEILKVTPKGNPMQFARRLGLESVTKTLEESIFEYAEVEEIMEKRGKGENLEYLVKWKDGGDNEWVKAKFVAEDLVADFEAGLEYAVAEGVVGKRMGDDGKNEYLVKWIDMEQPTWEPEENVDPELIKEFDDASQGNGGVVKNNGESSDVS is encoded by the coding sequence atggatGGCGTTTCTTATCCCAAAATCTCCCATCCTCAAGATTACACTCACTGTGGACCATGCTTATGCCACTTCACATTTCCTTCTCCAACTCTCCAAACTCACTTCCCTTCCACCAGTCTCTCAAACATGGAAACTCTCCTCTTAAACCAAACTCTATGCCGTCTCGACCTTTCACCTAAACCAAAACGCCCACTGTGTATTGCTCCTCAGATCTTCCACTTCAAACCCAACAAAAGCTTTGCCCTCTTTGCTGTCCAAAACCAAGAAAGGGACTTCCAAGAAACAGGGAACACACTCCAAGCGGACGTCAGCGATGAATCCTATGGTGAAGTCAGTAAAATCATCGGCAGCAGAGCAGTCCCCGGCGGGAAAGCCATGGAGTATTTAATAGAATGGAAAGATGGTCACGCTCCTTCATGGGTTCCACAAGATTTTATAGCTAAAGATGTGGTGGCGGAATACGAAACCCCATGGTGGACAGCGGCCAAAAAAGCCGACGACAAGGCGTTGGCTGAATTTTTAGCAGTGGAGGATGATTGGCGCGACGTGGATGCTGTAGACCCAGATGGTAGAACAGCTCTTCTGTTCGTATCCGGTCTTGGGTCAGAACCGTGTGTTAAGGTCTTAGCTGACGCCGGAGCTGATATTAACCACCGTGATAACGCCGGTGGGTTAACAGCTCTTCATATGGCAGCCGGGTATATAAAACCCGGTGTAGCTAAACTGTTGTTGGATTTCGGGGCGGATCCCGAAATCGAAGACGACAGAGGTTTAACACCTTTAGCTTTAGCTAAAGAGATTCTAAAAGTAACACCGAAAGGAAATCCAATGCAGTTCGCTAGAAGATTGGGGCTTGAAAGTGTGACAAAAACATTAGAGGAATCGATATTTGAATACGCTGAGGTTGAAGAAATAATGGAGAAGAGAGGGAAAGGTGAGAACTTGGAGTACTTGGTGAAATGGAAAGATGGTGGTGATAATGAATGGGTTAAAGCTAAGTTTGTGGCGGAGGATTTGGTGGCGGATTTCGAGGCGGGGTTGGAGTACGCGGTGGCGGAAGGGGTGGTGGGGAAGAGGATGGGGGATGATGGGAAGAATGAGTATTTGGTTAAATGGATTGATATGGAACAacctacatgggagcctgaggagAATGTGGATCCTGAATTGATAAAGGAATTTGATGATGCAAGTCAAGGGAATGGTGGGGTTGTGAAGAACAATGGGGAATCAAGTgatgtttcatga